The following are encoded together in the Penicillium digitatum chromosome 3, complete sequence genome:
- a CDS encoding Sucrose/H+ symporter, plant yields the protein MVALQPVAGSQFGSFPMKTMFLGSHAVFELGSSLCTLAINTSMLSIGHAMAGFEAAGCFTEAFSIVAVCSSLVKRPFYIGILQPTFVIAIIIGPVLGGTFTKHATWR from the exons ATGGTTGCTTTGCAGCCTGTTGCAGGTAGTCAATTTGGAAGTTTCCCCATGAAA ACCATGTTTCTCGGAAGTCATGCCGTTTTCGAGCTTGGCTCATCGCTCTGCACCCTTGCTATCAACACTTCTATGCTCAGCATTGGGCATGCCATGGCCGGATTTGAGGCAGCTGGGTGCTTCACAGAAGCCTTCAGTATTGTTGCAGTCTGTTCTTCACTTGTCAAGCGACCCTTCTATATTGGAATCCTTCAGCCAACCTTTGTTATTGCCATCATTATTGGACCCGTACTAGGTGGTACATTCACAAAGCATGCGACGTGGCGCTAG
- a CDS encoding Glucose receptor Git3, N-terminal encodes MPAMILKSLILLGNEQSLATRFTPFTELDINPLPKSHRRGLIVIAIMASLSLIATSMLLVFITYRLVFWRGTYARYIGYNQYIILIYNLVLADFQQSLAFIICIKWILEDKVQSGSTGCFLQGLWLQIGDPGSGLFVFAIAFHTLLLVVWGRKMSHKFFICYILGVWGFVVTIVIIPIALHGFDVFVPSGAWCWINDEYKTIRLWTHYFWIFVAQFGTVAFYAVMFFQLRRQMAASAILGNSQLESLKRLRRVVGYMTTYPIVYIILSMPLAAGRMAAANGNPPSATFFCFSGAIITSSGLVDVIMYTLTRRNLILDSEPNPNRSYNIFTRSKAKRGGDTQLNTITVDNTRKLGDRFIDDFGRHGSTDNIVPPSKMGRHGHDFERNSLVKVYQETTIEITHEPAYSTETPSQRSSKEDFSPGSPHSRWLR; translated from the coding sequence ATGCCAGCAATGATTCTCAAGAGCTTGATTCTTCTAGGCAACGAGCAGTCACTGGCCACTCGATTCACCCCCTTCACGGAACTTGATATCAACCCTCTCCCAAAATCGCATCGACGAGGTCTAATAGTAATCGCAATCATGGcctctctttctctcatTGCAACATCTATGCTCCTCGTTTTCATCACCTATCGACTTGTTTTCTGGCGCGGGACCTACGCGCGATACATCGGTTACAACCAGTACATCATTCTTATTTACAACCTTGTTCTGGCAGATTTCCAACAGTCACTTGCTTTTATAATTTGTATAAAATGGATCTTGGAAGACAAAGTCCAGTCTGGCTCCACCGGATGCTTTCTCCAGGGGCTATGGCTTCAAATTGGAGACCCCGGCAGTGGTCTTTTCGTGTTTGCCATTGCCTTCCACACACTCCTTTTAGTTGTCTGGGGACGCAAAATGTCCCACAAGTTCTTCATCTGTTACATCCTCGGTGTCTGGGGCTTTGTGGTTACAATCGTAATTATCCCAATAGCACTACACGGGTTCGATGTTTTCGTGCCGTCTGGGGCTTGGTGCTGGATCAACGATGAATACAAGACCATCCGTTTGTGGACTCACTACTTTTGGATCTTCGTTGCTCAATTCGGCACAGTCGCGTTCTACGCCGTCATGTTCTTCCAGCTGCGCCGGCAGATGGCCGCCTCCGCCATCCTTGGCAATAGCCAACTGGAGAGCCTCAAGCGTCTACGCCGTGTCGTAGGTTATATGACTACCTACCCAATCGTCTACATCATCCTGTCGATGCCCCTCGCAGCAGGTCGTATGGCCGCAGCCAACGGCAATCCACCCAGTGCCACATTCTTCTGCTTTTCCGGTGCCATCATTACCAGCTCTGGGTTAGTCGATGTCATTATGTACACTCTCACCCGCCGCAACCTGATCCTCGACTCGGAACCCAATCCAAACCGCTCCTACAACATATTTACCCGCAGCAAGGCCAAGAGAGGCGGCGATACCCAATTAAACACCATCACGGTTGACAATACACGCAAACTGGGCGACAGGTTCATTGATGATTTTGGCCGTCACGGCTCAACGGATAACATCGTTCCACCCAGCAAAATGGGCCGCCACGGCCATGATTTTGAAAGGAACTCCCTCGTTAAAGTGTACCAAGAAACCACCATTGAAATCACGCATGAACCAGCATATTCTACTGAAACCCCCAGTCAGCGCTCTAGTAAGGAGGACTTCTCCCCTGGGTCGCCTCACTCAAGATGGCTGAGATGA
- a CDS encoding putative beta-galactosidase E produces the protein MGFTGASFYVDWSLVEGNPGHVITDGIWSLDEFFDAASQAGLYLIARPGPYINAETTAGGIPGWVLRQKAVIRSDDPEYLNATAEYMSTVGAIIERAQITHGGPVIMAQPENEFSTWPGVTDFPNDMNRDYMAYVEEQLLDEGINVPKIVNDNSVKGYFAPGSGQGAVDIYAIDAYPMRYDCANPSVWPTYRFPYDWQVTHKQQSPTTPFAIAEFQGGSGEGWGGVAQDMCGQLVNEEAVRVLYKNNYSFGVKIFNIYMTFGGTNWGNLGYMGGHTSYDYGAAITEERAIWREKFSEQKLEANFFKVSPAYLTATPHLGVNGTYGAPFSLAVTPLLGNGTRTNLYVVRHADFTSTGSTQYTLTLSTSVGQIEIPQLGGHLTLNGRDSKFHVTDYDVGGINLIYSSAEIFTWAHGSGSTRVLILYGGAGETHEFSLPSNLGKPTVLEGHDLEIKLCGSAWVVQWHVTPARRIIRIADLWVYLLWRNEVYNYWVMELPASSPIGNYSSPSKSLVVVKAGYLIRTAELTNKQLRLTGDVNATTQIEIISSPAVGLNGIAFNGEVLQTSKMSNGNLWGTVKYDPPKFKIPDLSNLEWKFVDSLPEIHASYDDSAWTACKKTSTHNPRQLDTPSSLYSMDYGYHTGSLLYRGHFNANGQESNVWLNVSGGLGFGHSVWLNNTFLGSWVGSSINSSVVHNMSLASVLSHGSPYVITVLIDHMGQDEEAPGTDAIKVPRGILNYGISGHAQSEVLWKLTGNLGGEQYQDLARGPLNEGGMYAERQGYHYPSPPSSKWKLSNPVTDGLSQAGVGFYAAYFQLNIPSGWDVPMSVVFNNSFQNSTEDTRGSNYRCQLFVNGYQFGKYINNLGPQTAFPVPEGILNHEGENYIGLTFWAQDKQGASLGGLELVPTSKIWSGYNRPHAAPQPVWKKRSQSY, from the exons ATGGGCTTCACCGGCGCGTCATTCTATGTGGACTGGAGCCTTGTTGAAGGTAACCCGGGACACGTTATAACCGACGGGATATGGAGCTTGGATGAATTCTTCGATGCGGCAAGCCAAGCTGGTTTATATCTCATCGCTCGACCGGGACCGTATATCAATGCAGAAACTACTGCTGGTGGAATCCCTGGGTGGGTTCTAAGACAGAAAGCAGTAATCCGGTCTGACGACCCCGAATACTTGAATGCGACAGCAGAGTACATGTCGACTGTGGGTGCGATCATTGAAAGGGCGCAAATTACCCATGGTGGCCCGGTGATCATGGCTCAGCCAGAGAACGAGTTTTCCACGTGGCCTGGGGTGACTGACTTCCCGAATGACATGAATCGGGACTATATGGCATACGTTGAAGAGCAGCTGCTTGATGAAGGCATCAACGTACCTAAAATCGTGAATGATAACTCAGTTAAGGGATATTTTGCACCGGGTTCAGGGCAAGGCGCAGTCGATATTTACGCTATCGATGCTTACCCAATGCGCTATGATT GCGCAAATCCCAGTGTTTGGCCTACCTACCGGTTTCCGTATGATTGGCAAGTCACGCACAAACAGCAGAGTCCAACGACGCCCTTTGCCATAGCTGAGTTCCAAGGGGGGTCGGGTGAAGGATG GGGAGGTGTTGCTCAAGACATGTGCGGCCAGTTAGTCAACGAAGAGGCTGTCAGAGTTTTGTACAAGAATAACTACAGTTTTGGAGTTAAGATCTTCAACATTTACATG ACTTTTGGGGGCACCAACTGGGGAAACCTCGGCTATATGGGCGGGCATACATCATATGATTACGGTGCAGCCATTACAGAAGAAAGGGCGATCTGGCGTGAAAAATTTAGTGAACAGAAACTTGAGGCGAACTTTTTCAAAGTTTCACCAGCTTATCTAACGGCAACTCCCCATCTCGGAGTAAATGGAACCTATGGTGCACCCTTCTCGCTAGCAGTGACTCCTCTCCTTGGAAATGGGACGCGCACAAATCTCTATGTTGTCAGACATGCCGACTTCACTTCAACCGGTAGCACTCAGTACACGCTCACTCTGTCGACAAGTGTTGGACAAATCGAAATTCCTCAACTAGGAGGCCACCTGACGCTGAATGGACGTGACTCCAAATTCCATGTCACGGATTATGATGTCGGCGGCATCAATCTGATCTACTCTTCCGCAGAGATATTCACATGGGCGCATGGTTCGGGGTCAACGCGTGTATTGATTCTTTACGGAGGGGCCGGCGAAACGCATGAGTTTTCTTTGCCGAGTAATCTTGGAAAACCAACCGTCCTCGAAGGACACGACCTCGAAATAAAACTATGCGGATCTGCTTGGGTTGTACAGTGGCATGTTACACCAGCCCGACGCATCATTCGGATAGCAGATCTTTGGGTGTATCTGCTCTGGCGGAACGAGGTATATAACTACTGGGTGATGGAGTTACCAGCATCAAGTCCGATTGGAAACTACTCATCACCGTCGAAGAGCCTGGTAGTTGTCAAGGCTGGATATCTTATCCGGACAGCTGAGCTGACAAACAAGCAGCTGCGGCTGACGGGAGACGTCAATGCCACAACACAAATCGAGATCATCTCCAGTCCAGCTGTTGGTTTGAACGGCATTGCTTTTAATGGAGAAGTGTTACAGACTTCTAAAATGTCCAATGGGAATCTCTGGGGAACTGTCAAATACGACCCACCAAAGTTTAAAATTCCCGATTTGTCCAACCTGGAATGGAAGTTCGTTGATTCGCTGCCTGAGATTCATGCCTCGTACGACGACTCAGCCTGGACAGCCTGCAAAAAAACCTCTACACACAATCCACGGCAGCTGGACACCCCGAGTAGTCTGTACTCCATGGACTATGGATATCACACAGGGTCTTTGTTATACCGTGGTCATTTTAACGCCAATGGCCAAGAATCCAATGTGTGGTTGAATGTGTCGGGCGGGTTAGGCTTCGGACACTCCGTGTGGTTGAATAACACATTCCTTGGCTCGTGGGTCGGGTCTAGTATCAACTCCTCAGTCGTTCACAACATGTCGCTGGCCTCCGTTTTGTCGCACGGAAGCCCGTATGTaatcacagttctcattGATCACATGGGCCAAGATGAGGAGGCTCCTGGCACTGATGCAATCAAGGTCCCACGAGGAATTTTGAACTATGGCATTTCAGGTCACGCCCAATCCGAAGTCTTGTGGAAGTTGACGGGCAACCTTGGAGGAGAGCAGTATCAAGATCTCGCCCGTGGTCCTCTCAATGAAGGCGGCATGTATGCGGAGAGACAAGGATACCATTATCCTAGTCCACCAAGCTCAAAATGGAAACTATCAAACCCAGTCACAGATGGCTTATCACAAGCAGGTGTTGGATTCTATGCTGCATACTTCCAGCTGAATATCCCCAGTGGATGGGATGTTCCAATGAGCGTGGTGTTCAACAACTCATTTCAGAATAGTACTGAAGATACTAGAGGCAGCAACTACAGATGTCAGCTGTTCGTTAACGGATACCAGTTCGGAAAATACA TCAACAACCTCGGCCCCCAAACAGCTTTCCCCGTTCCAGAGGGTATTCTCAACCACGAAGGGGAAAATTACATAGGCTTGACATTTTGGGCACAGGATAAGCAGGGTGCAAGTCTGGGAGGATTGGAATTAGTTCCCACGTCCAAAATTTGGTCAGGATACAACAGACCTCACGCCGCCCCACAGCCAGTCTGGAAGAAGCGATCACAGTCATACTAG
- a CDS encoding Glycosyl hydrolase, putative — protein MLFLHHVLLAPSLVSLLLTENAVADDARTRARDALQTLQGWYNPQSGIWDTCGWWDAASCMNTIADLAALDQSVMDTATYVFNNTFYVGPVSNPNPGPEHKAVYTRDNQPSTFVNATQWLDQAYDDDGWWALAWIAAYDVTKQAKYLELAEGIFESLANAWGTNCGGGGLRWNPTSTYVNAITNELFLSVAAHLANRVPERKQSYVRWAQKEWDWFTAQAFIGENGTINDGLLDNCQNNRDAVWSYNQGVVLGGLVELNRAAPNNTYLPSANKIAKAAIATLADTNNVVHEFCEPQCLPDGTQFKGIFIRNLRMLQEVSPQDIYQNVISSCANSIWDYDRNEKGQFGVNWAGPIEAVVDASTHSSALDALVAAVAALST, from the exons ATGCTGTTCTTGCATCACGTTCTTCTGGCCCCTTCGCTTGTTTCGCTGCTTCTGACGGAAAACGCGGTCGCTGATGACGCAAGAACTAGAGCACGCGACGCGCTCCAGACTCTTCAAGGCTGGTATAATCCCCAAAGTGGCATTTGGGATACCTGTGGTTGGTGGGATGCTGCAAGCTGCATGAATACAATTGCAGATCTAGCTGCGCTAGACCAATCAGTTATGGACACAGCTACATATGTCTTTAATAACACGTTCTACGTGGGGCCGGTGTCCAATCCAAATCCCGGACCTGAGCACAAGGCTGTCTATACTCGCGATAATCAACCATCGACTTTCGTCAATGCCACCCAGTGGCTCGATCAAGCTTATGACGATGATGGATGGTGGGCTCTTGCATGGATTGCTGCATACGATGTCACAAAACAGGCAAAATACTTGGAACTGGCCGAAGGAATTTTTGAAAGTCTA GCAAACGCATGGGGCACAAAttgcggtggtggtggtctTCGTTGGAATCCGACCAGTACATACGTCAACGCAATTACAAACGAGCTATTTCTCTCCGTCGCAGCGCACCTGGCAAACCGAGTCCCTGAGAGAAAGCAATCTTATGTCCGTTGGGCGCAGAAGGAATGGGACTGGTTCACGGCCCAGGCCTTTATCGGTGAAAACGGCACCATCAATGATGGCCTTTTAGACAACTGCCAGAACAATCGAGATGCTGT ATGGTCATACAATCAAGGTGTTGTCCTCGGTGGGCTGGTTGAATTGAACAGAGCGGCGCCCAATAATACATATCTACCATCGGCCAACAAGATTGCTAAGGCAGCCATTGCGACACTCGCCGACACGAACAACGTTGTCCATGAATTCTGTGAGCCGCaatgccttccagatggcACTCAATTTAAGGGAATATTCATTCGCAACTTACGGATGTTGCAGGAAGTATCCCCTCAAGATATTTACCAGAATGTGATAAGCAGCTGTGCAAACAGCATCTGGGATTATGATCGTAATGAAAAGGGACAGTTCGGCGTCAACTGGGCCGGTCCTATCGAGGCAGTGGTTGATGCCTCCACACACAGCTCTGCCTTAGATGCATTAGTCGCGGCTGTTGCTGCATTGAGTACCTAG
- a CDS encoding Glutathione S-transferase/chloride channel, C-terminal, with the protein MATHIKPLLLHAHATGPNPVKIAIALEALHIPFEVKQWDFSDNPNTGVKGAEYLKVNENGRVPAIEDPNTGVIAWESGACMNYIRRVYDKGNTIGPSGASAQDLVDFEKWEYFLLSTLGPMSGQTNWFRHLNPQKNEDALQRYTAQTYRCYDVLEEQLKKTHGESIVPSRVTAVDYHFEPWVRLYSFAGLSLDNYPLIKKWLGLMAAREEVQEAYIKIQGKK; encoded by the exons ATGGCCACACATATCAAGCCACTCCTCCTGCATGCCCATGCCACTGGGCCAAACCCGGTGAAGATCGCCATTGCGCTCGAGGCGCTCCACATCCCGTTTGAAGTGAAGCAGTGGGACTTTAGCGACAATCCAAACACCGGCGTGAAAGGCGCAGAGTATCTTAAAGTAAATGAGAACGGGCGCGTTCCTGCCATCGAAGATCCAAACACCGGCGTCATCGCGTGGGAATCCGGGGCCTGTATGAATTACATTCGCCGTGTGTATGACAAGGGTAATACTATCGGTCCGTCGGGTGCCTCGGCGCAAGATCTGGTAGATTTTGAAAAATGGGAGTATTTCTTGTTATCGACGCTGGGTCCCATGAGCGGACAGACAAATTGGTTTAG ACACTTGAACCCACAGAAGAATGAGGATGCGCTGCAAAGATATACAGCGCAGACCTACCGCTGCTATGACGTTCTTGAGGAACAGTTGAAGAAGACTCACGGTGAGAGCATTGTGCCCAGTCGTGTCACTGCCGTTGATTATCATTTCGAGCCATGGGTGCGTTTGTATTCTTTTGCTGGCCTTTCGCTTGATAACTATCCCTTGATCAAGAAGTGGCTTGGGCTCATGGCGGCGCGAGAAGAAGTCCAGGAAGCGTACATCAAGATTCAAGGCAAAAAGTAA